One Candidatus Thermoplasmatota archaeon genomic window carries:
- a CDS encoding A24 family peptidase C-terminal domain-containing protein has protein sequence KEKFVWPLEKLVDGKRKFMYMPKDFDVDEELEEFENHGIKEIWVTPKIPFMIPLLAGFICSFIFGDILFYLINSIIR, from the coding sequence AAAAGAAAAATTCGTCTGGCCACTAGAAAAACTGGTTGATGGTAAAAGAAAGTTCATGTACATGCCAAAGGATTTTGATGTAGATGAGGAACTGGAAGAGTTTGAGAACCATGGTATAAAAGAGATATGGGTTACACCAAAAATCCCTTTTATGATACCACTTCTAGCAGGTTTCATCTGCTCTTTTATTTTTGGTGACATCCTTTTTTATCTTATCAACAGCATAATACGTTAA